From the Stigmatella erecta genome, one window contains:
- the asnB gene encoding asparagine synthase (glutamine-hydrolyzing), translating into MCGIAGWIDFERNLTRERAIAEGMTQTLHNRGPDDSGLWLDSHAALGHRRLSIIDLEGGRQPMTTGENGKTAAVLVYTGEVYNFRELRAELVSLGHSFRTQSDTEVVLEAYRHWGTALPERLNGMFAFALWDVREQALLLVRDRMGIKPLYYLPTPHGVLFGSEPKAILAHPEVRAEVNEDGLRELLSFIKTPGEAIFRGMREVRPGHMVTVTRGGLRERAYWKLAAWPHTDDLKTTVRTVRKLLEDIVSRQLIADVPLCTLLSGGLDSSVITALSQRALTAQGAGPVRSFAVDFANNARDFTPDELRATPDAPFVKDVAAHVQSHHTDIVLSAGDLAAPHIRAAVLHARDLPISMGDMDPSMYLLFRAIRQHSTVALSGESADEVFGGYSWFHDPQVIAAPTFPWQTAALHLFGSLQDALAPGLLRRLGVKEYIQARYEEALAEVPRLEGETGLERRMREVFYLHLTRFLQILLDRKDRTSMATGLEVRVPFCDHRLVEYLFNVPWAMKTFDGREKSLLRAAAADLLPKSVLERRKSPYPSTKDPEYTRLLHQQFTGLMEKAGTPVRPLLAQEPLGNASSWARPSMEQVLMFNAWLEDYGVKVEARSYRPSEVLGLSGAMTGM; encoded by the coding sequence ATGTGCGGAATCGCGGGATGGATTGACTTTGAGCGGAACCTGACACGGGAGCGCGCCATCGCGGAGGGGATGACGCAGACACTGCACAACCGGGGCCCTGACGATTCCGGGTTGTGGTTGGACTCCCATGCCGCCCTGGGGCACCGGCGCCTGTCCATCATCGACCTCGAGGGTGGACGCCAGCCCATGACCACCGGGGAGAATGGCAAGACCGCGGCGGTGCTCGTCTATACCGGCGAGGTCTACAACTTCCGGGAGCTGAGGGCGGAACTCGTGTCGCTCGGCCACTCGTTCCGGACGCAGAGCGACACCGAGGTTGTCCTCGAAGCCTACCGGCACTGGGGAACCGCTCTCCCCGAGCGCCTCAATGGCATGTTCGCCTTCGCCCTGTGGGACGTGCGCGAACAGGCGCTGCTGCTCGTGCGCGACCGCATGGGCATCAAGCCCCTGTACTACCTGCCCACGCCCCACGGCGTGCTGTTCGGCTCGGAACCCAAGGCGATTCTCGCGCACCCGGAGGTGCGGGCCGAGGTGAACGAGGACGGCCTGCGCGAGCTGCTCTCCTTCATCAAGACGCCGGGCGAGGCCATCTTCCGGGGCATGCGCGAGGTGCGCCCGGGCCACATGGTGACGGTGACGCGCGGCGGCCTCCGGGAGCGGGCCTACTGGAAGCTCGCGGCATGGCCGCACACCGATGATCTGAAGACCACGGTGCGCACCGTCCGTAAGCTGCTCGAGGACATCGTCTCGCGCCAGCTCATCGCCGATGTTCCGCTGTGCACGCTGCTGTCCGGGGGGCTGGACTCCAGCGTCATCACCGCGCTTTCCCAGCGGGCCCTGACCGCCCAGGGGGCCGGGCCCGTGCGCTCGTTCGCCGTGGACTTCGCCAACAACGCGCGGGACTTCACCCCCGACGAGTTACGCGCCACGCCCGACGCGCCCTTCGTGAAGGACGTGGCCGCGCATGTTCAGTCCCACCACACCGACATCGTTCTGTCGGCGGGCGACCTCGCGGCGCCCCACATCCGTGCCGCCGTGCTGCACGCGAGGGACCTGCCCATCAGCATGGGGGACATGGATCCGTCGATGTACCTGCTCTTCCGCGCCATCCGTCAGCACTCCACCGTGGCGCTCTCCGGCGAGTCGGCGGACGAAGTATTCGGCGGCTACTCCTGGTTCCATGATCCCCAGGTCATCGCGGCCCCCACCTTCCCGTGGCAGACCGCAGCGTTGCATCTCTTTGGCTCGCTCCAGGACGCCCTGGCGCCGGGCCTGCTGCGGCGGCTCGGCGTGAAGGAATACATCCAGGCGCGCTACGAAGAGGCGCTCGCCGAGGTGCCCCGGCTGGAGGGGGAGACCGGGCTGGAGCGGCGCATGCGCGAGGTGTTCTACCTGCACCTCACGCGCTTCCTGCAGATTCTCCTCGACCGCAAGGACCGCACGAGCATGGCCACGGGTCTGGAGGTGCGCGTGCCGTTCTGCGACCACCGCCTGGTGGAGTACCTGTTCAACGTTCCCTGGGCGATGAAGACCTTCGACGGCAGGGAGAAGAGCCTCCTGCGGGCGGCGGCGGCGGACTTGCTGCCGAAGTCCGTGCTGGAGCGGCGCAAGAGCCCCTACCCCTCCACGAAGGATCCCGAGTACACGCGCCTCCTGCACCAGCAGTTCACCGGGCTGATGGAGAAGGCCGGAACCCCGGTGAGGCCACTGCTCGCGCAGGAGCCCTTGGGGAATGCGTCCTCCTGGGCGAGGCCTTCCATGGAACAGGTGTTGATGTTCAACGCGTGGCTCGAGGACTACGGCGTGAAAGTGGAGGCGAGGAGTTACCGGCCATCCGAGGTATTGGGCCTCTCGGGCGCAATGACTGGCATGTAG
- a CDS encoding SgcJ/EcaC family oxidoreductase, whose product MLRTALTAPWLALLFLVSTACAHDAAQGTAAQDEAALHELVAVQADAWNRGDAAVWSKDFTEDATFINIVGSVFEGRAQIEERHAAIFATVFKGSKTQVTVQRILFPEAGIAVVDAVHEVTGHTRLPPGVQNTEAGLLRTRMRYVMKRTSGQWRIVAGQNTDVKPAP is encoded by the coding sequence ATGCTTCGTACGGCCCTGACTGCACCCTGGTTGGCTCTGTTGTTCTTGGTTTCCACGGCATGTGCCCATGACGCGGCCCAGGGGACCGCCGCACAGGACGAGGCGGCGCTTCACGAACTCGTGGCGGTTCAGGCCGATGCCTGGAACCGGGGCGATGCGGCGGTCTGGTCCAAGGACTTCACCGAAGACGCGACCTTCATCAACATCGTGGGAAGCGTTTTCGAGGGGCGTGCCCAGATCGAGGAGCGGCACGCCGCCATCTTCGCCACCGTCTTCAAGGGAAGCAAAACCCAGGTGACGGTGCAGAGGATCCTGTTTCCCGAGGCGGGCATCGCCGTGGTGGATGCGGTCCACGAGGTGACGGGGCACACCCGGCTTCCTCCGGGAGTGCAGAACACCGAGGCCGGGCTGCTGCGAACCCGGATGCGGTACGTGATGAAGCGGACCTCCGGGCAATGGAGGATTGTCGCGGGGCAGAACACGGACGTGAAACCCGCGCCCTGA